One Flavobacterium sp. 90 DNA segment encodes these proteins:
- the mobC gene encoding conjugal transfer protein MobC produces the protein MQTGENDQALRKILDMTRLISIILLSIHFYYECYIAFKDWQLVSKFSDTILGNIYNTGLFGNFHKCKFFALGFLIISLLGAKGRKDEKLNYKNAFVYILTGILLYFISYLSLHLSAERTSAAIVYIFITSTGYLLILSGGTLLSRIIKNRLSSKDIFNKENETFPQEERLLENEYSINLPARYYLKDKIRNSWINIINPFRALMVLGTPGSGKSYFVIRHVITQHIQKGFSMFVYDFKYDDLSKIVYNTFENYKHVYKITPKCYFINFDNIMHRCNPLDPQSMEDITDASESARTILMGLNREWIKRQGDFFVESPINFLSAVIWYLRRYKDGEFCTLPHVIELMQLEYDLLFTLLRTEKEIEVLINPFINAYLNDAMDQLEGQIATAKIAMARLSSPSLYYVLSGNDFTLDINNPNEPKIVCMGNNPQKIQIYGAVLSLYVNRLVKLVNKKGKMKSSLIFDEFPTIYLNNMDSLIATARSNKVATCLGIQDFSQLRKDYGREQADVIMNITGNIISGQVTGDTSKQLSERFGKIMQDRESISINSGDTSISRSKQLESAIPPSKISALSSGEFVGMVADNPDCKIELKTFHSEIINDHDTIKKEEENYKDIPVVRKLDNAMIQRNYLQIKQDIQDIVHSEMERLLTDPSLSFLILKK, from the coding sequence ATGCAGACAGGAGAAAATGATCAGGCTTTGAGAAAAATTTTAGATATGACCAGACTCATTAGTATCATACTATTGAGTATTCATTTTTACTATGAATGTTATATTGCTTTTAAAGACTGGCAGCTGGTAAGTAAATTTAGTGATACTATTTTAGGCAATATTTATAATACCGGACTATTTGGTAATTTTCATAAATGCAAATTCTTTGCCCTGGGATTTCTAATCATTTCCTTGCTGGGTGCCAAAGGCAGAAAAGATGAAAAACTGAACTATAAAAATGCATTTGTCTATATACTCACAGGAATTCTGCTGTACTTTATAAGTTATCTTTCTCTGCATCTTTCCGCTGAAAGAACTTCCGCAGCCATAGTATATATTTTTATAACATCAACCGGTTATCTTTTGATACTCTCGGGAGGAACTCTGCTTTCCCGCATTATAAAAAACAGGCTCAGCTCCAAAGATATTTTTAATAAGGAAAATGAAACCTTTCCTCAGGAAGAAAGACTCCTGGAAAATGAATATTCCATTAATCTTCCGGCTCGGTATTATCTGAAGGATAAAATCCGAAATAGCTGGATTAATATCATTAATCCTTTTCGTGCGCTTATGGTTTTAGGTACGCCTGGTTCCGGAAAATCATACTTTGTAATACGTCATGTAATTACCCAGCATATTCAAAAGGGATTCAGCATGTTTGTTTACGATTTTAAATATGATGATCTCTCTAAAATTGTGTATAATACTTTTGAAAACTATAAACATGTCTATAAAATAACCCCAAAATGTTACTTTATAAATTTTGATAATATTATGCACAGGTGTAATCCGCTTGACCCCCAGAGCATGGAAGATATAACAGATGCCTCCGAGTCTGCCCGTACCATTTTAATGGGGCTCAACAGAGAGTGGATCAAACGACAGGGAGACTTTTTTGTAGAATCCCCCATTAACTTTTTATCTGCTGTAATCTGGTATCTCAGACGCTATAAAGACGGAGAATTCTGCACCCTGCCGCATGTGATTGAACTCATGCAACTTGAGTATGACCTTCTGTTTACGCTGCTCAGGACAGAAAAGGAAATTGAGGTACTGATAAACCCTTTTATAAATGCTTACCTAAACGATGCTATGGATCAATTGGAGGGACAAATTGCAACTGCTAAAATTGCAATGGCAAGGCTCTCATCCCCTTCTCTCTATTATGTATTATCCGGAAATGACTTTACTTTAGATATCAATAATCCAAATGAACCCAAGATTGTATGTATGGGCAACAACCCTCAGAAAATCCAGATTTACGGCGCCGTTTTATCCCTTTATGTCAACAGGCTGGTGAAACTTGTCAATAAAAAAGGGAAGATGAAATCCAGTTTAATTTTTGATGAATTTCCTACCATTTATCTCAACAATATGGACAGTCTTATAGCCACCGCAAGAAGCAATAAAGTGGCAACCTGTCTGGGTATACAGGACTTCAGCCAGCTCAGAAAAGACTATGGACGTGAACAGGCTGATGTCATCATGAACATAACGGGAAATATCATTAGTGGCCAGGTTACAGGAGATACTTCTAAACAATTATCCGAGCGTTTTGGGAAAATAATGCAGGACCGTGAAAGTATATCAATCAATAGCGGAGATACTTCCATCAGCCGTTCCAAACAATTGGAATCTGCCATACCGCCTTCAAAAATTTCGGCTTTGAGCTCCGGAGAATTTGTGGGTATGGTAGCAGACAATCCGGACTGCAAAATTGAACTCAAAACATTTCACTCAGAAATTATAAACGATCATGATACCATCAAAAAAGAGGAAGAAAATTATAAGGATATACCTGTTGTACGTAAACTGGATAATGCCATGATTCAACGAAATTACCTTCAGATTAAACAGGATATTCAGGATATCGTCCATTCTGAAATGGAACGTCTATTAACTGATCCTTCACTTTCTTTTTTAATACTAAAGAAATAA